The following proteins come from a genomic window of Leptospira bandrabouensis:
- a CDS encoding TetR/AcrR family transcriptional regulator: MGKGENTKSMILDKAVQMASIQGLEGLTIGSLAEELGMSKSGLFGKFASKENLQIEVLRVGSELFRRNVVYPALKTKPGLARLKTAFQMWLSWANTDSLPGGCLFLSSSSEFDDRPGAVRDHLKKTQLSWQKTLKQFVQDAKDTVELDANTNVDKMVQEIWGLILGFHFYNRLLEDKNSEKRTKQSFNELIKRHQYNI, translated from the coding sequence ATGGGCAAGGGAGAAAACACAAAATCAATGATTTTGGACAAAGCGGTCCAAATGGCAAGCATCCAAGGATTGGAAGGGCTTACCATCGGATCCCTTGCCGAAGAATTGGGAATGTCCAAAAGTGGACTCTTTGGAAAGTTTGCTTCCAAAGAAAATCTCCAAATCGAAGTCCTTAGGGTTGGAAGCGAACTGTTCCGACGGAATGTGGTTTATCCTGCTCTCAAAACCAAACCAGGATTGGCAAGACTCAAAACAGCTTTTCAGATGTGGTTGTCTTGGGCAAATACGGATAGCCTACCCGGAGGATGTTTGTTTTTGTCATCTAGTTCCGAATTTGACGACAGGCCCGGTGCAGTCAGAGATCATTTGAAAAAAACACAACTCAGTTGGCAAAAGACATTAAAACAATTTGTGCAAGATGCAAAAGATACCGTAGAGTTAGATGCCAATACAAATGTAGATAAGATGGTCCAAGAAATTTGGGGACTGATCTTAGGATTTCATTTTTATAACAGACTTTTGGAAGACAAAAACTCTGAAAAGAGAACCAAACAAAGTTTTAACGAATTAATCAAACGACACCAATACAATATTTGA
- a CDS encoding alpha/beta hydrolase, whose product MEHNSTIVRTLNRSYPFTMEEKWVFARRRPKFIGHVAAGYFLSTQKQKPSRKEMDVLTLAEQKEFQENEHRIQYFHWKGEKETILLVHGWNGHTGNFARIVPALLEEGYNVIGIDLPGHGFSTGRYSNIVLSAKMVRRLVQEIGNPNYIITHSFGGAVATVAQELGVNASKLVYIAPPLRLEILRESFNRYYQLTEEESEAMREVLERKVKQPLSSLDLEKAGPKFDNSLLVIHDEDDLEIPFAMGFAVSKAWKKSKLVQTKGLGHKMILRTESVKDEIIGFLKEG is encoded by the coding sequence ATGGAACATAATAGCACGATCGTTCGTACTTTAAATAGAAGTTATCCATTCACAATGGAAGAAAAATGGGTCTTTGCCAGAAGAAGGCCAAAGTTCATTGGTCATGTGGCCGCTGGGTATTTTTTATCCACACAGAAACAAAAACCATCCAGAAAAGAAATGGATGTATTAACATTAGCAGAACAAAAAGAGTTTCAAGAGAATGAACACCGCATCCAATACTTTCATTGGAAGGGAGAGAAAGAAACCATCCTTCTTGTTCATGGTTGGAATGGACATACAGGAAATTTTGCAAGGATTGTTCCTGCGCTTTTGGAAGAAGGATATAATGTCATAGGAATTGATTTACCAGGACATGGATTTTCTACTGGTAGGTATTCTAATATTGTATTATCCGCGAAGATGGTACGTAGGCTCGTACAGGAAATTGGAAATCCAAATTATATCATTACACATTCTTTTGGTGGTGCGGTCGCCACCGTAGCACAAGAATTAGGTGTTAATGCAAGTAAGTTAGTTTATATTGCTCCACCTTTACGTTTAGAAATATTACGAGAAAGTTTTAACCGATACTACCAATTAACTGAAGAAGAAAGTGAAGCGATGCGAGAGGTGTTGGAACGAAAGGTGAAACAACCTCTTAGCAGTTTGGATTTAGAAAAAGCCGGACCTAAATTTGATAACTCCCTTCTTGTGATTCATGATGAAGATGATTTGGAAATTCCTTTTGCAATGGGATTTGCAGTTTCTAAGGCCTGGAAAAAATCCAAGTTAGTCCAAACCAAAGGTCTCGGCCACAAAATGATTTTGCGAACCGAGAGTGTCAAAGATGAAATCATTGGTTTTCTAAAAGAAGGTTAA
- a CDS encoding methyl-accepting chemotaxis protein — protein MLTIADLWKQGKIIINRIRFGLVLLFFFAMVGAKDEFQPKMFLIHMIGTCTMAFYCAVAYFLERKSNPPTWFHKTLILLDTLVLGGTIIMDCTLSLNEAQAALANTAVYFIYFFNAIYSGFLGDRKFVLLNSFIGATTSAIALYCAVNIGGIKLSVDPELSRQIGYVGTAGEVLKPVFIMIAGYIVSLLVQLLTKISSLAEIKADEAELLLDQTKERNKISANAAVKLESSITNFSNFVSQTSVKLESQAASLEEITAVISELSSSFESNGSSIEEQNNKVQGMVSDTEILKETVDQILVQSERLVEIAEINKKESMSVTEVADQTASHLESIQSSFDQVNEINNIVAEIGEKTNLLALNASIEAARAGDVGKGFAVVANEVSKLAEFTKNNVKRISVVVKSSKDIIANARNASKETGELAKSQIDRLNQTLVEIQDMNRLYLEQRNTLSAILTELGQIRELSKQISESTKEQLLGQKEASKGIVQLEMEVNEISRASKDLEEHIEMIKDEANKLASMSQT, from the coding sequence GTGTTAACGATCGCAGATCTTTGGAAACAAGGAAAAATCATCATCAATAGAATCAGATTCGGTTTGGTTCTTTTATTCTTTTTTGCCATGGTAGGGGCAAAGGACGAATTCCAACCAAAGATGTTTTTGATCCATATGATTGGAACTTGCACAATGGCTTTTTATTGTGCCGTTGCTTATTTTTTAGAAAGAAAATCAAACCCACCCACTTGGTTTCACAAAACACTTATTTTATTAGATACTTTAGTCCTAGGTGGCACCATCATTATGGACTGCACCCTTAGTTTAAATGAGGCGCAGGCAGCACTTGCAAATACGGCAGTTTATTTTATTTACTTTTTTAATGCTATCTATTCTGGATTTTTAGGTGACCGAAAGTTTGTTTTGCTTAATTCGTTTATAGGTGCCACAACTTCCGCTATTGCTTTGTATTGTGCCGTAAACATTGGAGGAATTAAACTTTCTGTTGATCCAGAACTTTCTCGGCAAATAGGCTATGTGGGTACGGCGGGTGAAGTTCTTAAACCTGTTTTTATTATGATTGCAGGTTATATTGTCAGTTTACTAGTGCAGCTCCTAACAAAAATTAGTTCCCTTGCCGAAATCAAAGCGGATGAAGCAGAACTTCTTTTAGACCAAACCAAAGAAAGAAATAAAATTTCTGCTAATGCAGCTGTAAAATTAGAAAGTTCGATTACAAACTTTAGTAACTTTGTTTCACAAACTTCCGTAAAACTAGAATCACAGGCTGCTTCCTTAGAAGAAATAACGGCAGTTATATCAGAACTTTCCAGTTCATTTGAATCCAACGGGTCTTCCATCGAAGAACAAAACAATAAAGTACAAGGAATGGTATCGGACACTGAAATTCTAAAAGAAACTGTAGACCAAATTCTTGTTCAAAGTGAACGACTTGTGGAAATCGCTGAGATCAATAAAAAAGAAAGTATGTCCGTTACGGAAGTAGCGGACCAAACCGCAAGCCATTTGGAATCCATCCAATCATCCTTTGACCAAGTAAACGAAATCAATAATATCGTAGCCGAAATTGGAGAAAAGACAAACTTACTTGCGTTAAATGCATCGATTGAAGCGGCAAGGGCAGGGGACGTCGGAAAAGGTTTTGCTGTTGTGGCAAATGAAGTAAGTAAACTGGCTGAGTTTACCAAAAACAACGTAAAACGAATTTCTGTAGTGGTTAAAAGTTCCAAAGATATCATAGCCAACGCAAGAAATGCATCCAAAGAAACAGGGGAATTGGCAAAATCACAAATTGATCGTTTGAACCAAACCTTGGTCGAAATCCAAGATATGAATCGTTTGTATTTGGAACAAAGAAATACTTTGTCAGCCATTCTAACAGAACTTGGACAAATTCGGGAATTATCCAAACAAATTTCCGAATCTACCAAAGAACAGTTACTTGGTCAGAAAGAAGCATCCAAAGGAATCGTCCAACTTGAAATGGAAGTTAATGAAATCAGCCGTGCCTCCAAAGACCTAGAAGAGCATATTGAAATGATAAAAGATGAAGCCAATAAATTGGCATCGATGAGCCAAACGTAG
- a CDS encoding DUF3052 family protein: MSAGYSGKPLVEKLGIKERMFLHFINLPSKDFTKTWGTFPKEIQIVDKPKKDLDLIHFFTTSSEEYRKKLPKLMGLIKPSGMIWISWPKKTSKIPTDMNENLIRDFALELGLVDIKVCAVDEIWSGLKLVIRKENR, translated from the coding sequence ATGTCTGCTGGTTATTCAGGTAAACCGCTGGTTGAAAAATTAGGAATCAAAGAACGTATGTTCCTTCACTTTATCAATCTTCCCTCCAAAGACTTCACCAAAACTTGGGGAACTTTTCCCAAAGAAATTCAAATTGTTGACAAACCTAAAAAAGATTTAGATCTCATTCATTTTTTTACAACTTCCTCCGAAGAATACCGCAAAAAATTGCCTAAACTGATGGGTTTGATCAAACCATCAGGAATGATTTGGATTTCTTGGCCCAAAAAAACATCTAAAATCCCTACTGATATGAATGAAAATCTCATTCGGGATTTTGCACTAGAATTAGGTCTTGTAGACATTAAAGTTTGTGCCGTGGATGAAATTTGGTCAGGATTAAAACTAGTGATCCGAAAAGAGAATCGATAA
- a CDS encoding methyl-accepting chemotaxis protein, producing MKLNSLKTVIVALSVTVILVLTIGISSFAYIIGKSYIVNAYIGEMKNVARISARQIQIFFDYQFLLAELNATNPEFAERCIKKDRKYLDQVLSNISKKYGIYENVFVSTAEENPMVFSDATGKAIGFRWGNTGFDENIKAVLKGKPLLSKVAKSPVTQEPVAVLTMPVFQGKQVVAIFAFAISLSHLTDEVVKDVKIGKEGFIAITDMEGQVIGHPDKSLILNLDLQKLDWGKKLLALNSEEHMEYFFGKEKIATVFDIKQYNIRLATIASKGEIIAVVHDMLLKIGIFAIGILVISIFALSKLITQRLKPISGLRDLFKKMSSGDLSQSLKIIHSDEIGELSGDTNSFLVSLRKIISEIQFISQELASSAGELSSSADSFSGGAQATAASTEEMSATVEEMSASMENITGSIDIQHNNISQFQVKIQELANSVKQVADEINHTLNQMKSISNQAKEGEQSLTGMNDMISNILKSSDEMKAIIAIINEISDQTQLLALNAAIEAARAGDAGRGFAVVAEEISKLSIRTASSIKSISEMIGNNAKELDGGAKSIQSSTSLIQEIIKNINGVSQAMDSLYTIMGSQAEINRSVLENSGVVKGESDQIKVAADEQRGAVREITDVITQINEHTINTAAGAEEMSSSAKNLSNTADKLKGICDQFQL from the coding sequence ATGAAATTAAATAGCCTAAAGACTGTAATTGTAGCACTGAGTGTAACCGTAATTTTGGTGTTAACCATTGGGATCTCCTCTTTCGCTTACATCATAGGCAAATCCTATATTGTGAATGCTTATATAGGCGAAATGAAAAATGTTGCCAGGATCTCAGCAAGGCAGATTCAGATTTTTTTTGACTACCAATTTTTATTAGCAGAGTTAAATGCCACTAACCCTGAATTTGCAGAACGATGTATCAAAAAAGATCGTAAATATCTAGATCAGGTTCTCTCCAATATAAGTAAAAAATACGGCATTTATGAAAATGTTTTTGTATCCACTGCAGAAGAAAACCCGATGGTTTTTTCCGATGCAACCGGTAAGGCCATTGGATTTCGATGGGGGAACACAGGATTTGATGAAAACATCAAAGCAGTTCTTAAAGGAAAACCTCTTCTCAGTAAGGTGGCAAAGTCACCGGTCACACAAGAACCTGTAGCTGTTCTAACCATGCCTGTGTTCCAAGGCAAACAAGTAGTGGCTATCTTTGCCTTTGCGATTTCTTTGAGTCATCTTACCGATGAAGTGGTAAAGGATGTCAAAATTGGAAAAGAAGGTTTTATTGCAATAACAGATATGGAAGGCCAAGTCATTGGACATCCAGACAAATCATTAATCCTAAATTTGGACCTCCAAAAACTAGATTGGGGGAAAAAGTTACTCGCTCTAAACTCTGAAGAACACATGGAATATTTTTTCGGTAAAGAAAAAATAGCTACTGTGTTTGATATTAAACAATACAACATTCGTTTGGCGACGATTGCTTCCAAAGGCGAGATTATAGCAGTTGTCCATGATATGTTATTAAAAATTGGAATCTTTGCTATTGGTATTTTAGTGATATCGATTTTTGCGCTTTCCAAACTCATCACACAAAGATTAAAACCTATTTCTGGTCTTAGAGATTTATTTAAAAAAATGTCTTCTGGGGATCTAAGCCAATCTTTAAAAATCATTCATAGTGATGAAATTGGTGAGTTAAGTGGGGATACAAATTCCTTTTTGGTTAGCCTTCGCAAAATTATTTCCGAGATTCAGTTTATATCACAAGAACTTGCATCCAGTGCCGGAGAACTTTCTTCCAGTGCCGATAGTTTTTCCGGCGGTGCTCAAGCAACAGCCGCTTCCACCGAAGAGATGTCAGCTACAGTTGAAGAAATGTCTGCAAGTATGGAAAACATTACGGGTTCCATTGATATCCAACACAATAATATTTCCCAGTTCCAAGTGAAAATACAAGAATTGGCAAATAGCGTCAAACAAGTAGCAGACGAAATCAATCATACCCTAAACCAAATGAAGTCTATCTCCAACCAAGCGAAAGAAGGAGAACAGTCGCTCACTGGTATGAATGATATGATCAGTAACATACTCAAATCATCTGATGAGATGAAAGCGATCATTGCCATCATCAATGAAATTTCTGACCAAACACAACTTTTGGCTCTCAATGCAGCAATTGAAGCGGCTCGTGCGGGTGACGCGGGAAGAGGATTTGCTGTAGTTGCCGAAGAAATTTCTAAACTATCCATTCGGACAGCTTCTTCAATCAAATCCATTTCTGAGATGATTGGCAATAACGCAAAAGAATTAGATGGAGGTGCCAAAAGCATCCAATCCTCAACATCTCTCATCCAAGAAATCATTAAAAATATCAATGGTGTTTCGCAGGCGATGGATTCTCTTTATACGATTATGGGTTCCCAAGCGGAAATCAATCGGTCGGTACTTGAGAATTCTGGGGTGGTCAAAGGGGAATCCGACCAAATCAAAGTGGCCGCGGACGAACAAAGAGGAGCGGTTCGGGAGATTACCGATGTCATCACCCAGATCAATGAACATACCATCAACACAGCCGCAGGGGCAGAAGAAATGTCCTCCTCTGCCAAAAATCTTTCTAATACGGCAGATAAGCTAAAGGGAATCTGCGACCAATTCCAATTATAA